One segment of Nyctibius grandis isolate bNycGra1 chromosome 11, bNycGra1.pri, whole genome shotgun sequence DNA contains the following:
- the LOC137668914 gene encoding gonadotropin-releasing hormone II receptor-like, producing the protein MSDEQLPTSPCCPAVEGDANISAPGCPGCWVEPRFTQAAKVRVIVTAVFFLLAAGSNTAVLGSLLKKRRKSHVRPLILSLALADLLVTVVVMPLDAVWNVTVQWYGGDISCKLLNFLKLFAMYAAALVLVVISLDRHAAVLHPFSRARRRNGLLLRVAWASSMLLASPQLFLFHLHTVPGGNFTQCVTHGSFRAHWEEIVYNMFTFTTLYIIPLSVMIVCYIQIIWEISKQLKINKGLVRNQNDHISKARMKTLKMTIVIVATFIICWTPYYLLGLWYWFQPAMIQKMPEYVNHSFFLFGLLHTCTDPIIYGLYTPSFREDVQLCLRGIETAITRHERHKPVSDLEKNIKDGAVNGGVASGGSNGTTVNTVC; encoded by the exons ATGAGCGATGAGCAGCTCCCCACGTCTCCCTGCTGCCCCGCCGTGGAGGGGGACGCCAACATCTCAGCCCCTGGCTGCCCCGGGTGCTGGGTCGAGCCCAGGTTCACGCAAGCAGCGAAGGTCCGCGTGATAGTCACGGCCGTCTTCTTCTTGCTGGCGGCGGGCAGCAACACGGCGGTGCTCGGCAGCTtgctgaagaagaggaggaaatccCACGTGCGGCCACTGATCCTCAGCCTGGCACTGGCCGACCTGCTGGTGACAGTGGTGGTGATGCCCCTGGATGCGGTGTGGAACGTGACGGTGCAGTGGTACGGGGGGGACATCTCCTGCAAGCTCCTCAACTTCCTCAAGCTCTTCGCCATGTATGCGGCCGCCCTGGTGCTGGTGGTCATCAGCCTTGACCGGCACGCTGCCGtcctccatcccttctcccGCGCTCGCCGACGCAATGGGCTGCTGCTCCGCGTTGCCTGGGCCAGCAGCATGCTCCTGGCTTCGCCCCAG cttttcctcttccaCCTGCACACGGTTCCGGGAGGGAACTTCACCCAGTGTGTTACTCATGGGAGCTTCCGAGCGCACTGGGAGGAAATCGTCTACAACATGTTCACCTTCACCACCCTCTACATCATCCCCCTGAGCGTCATGATTGTTTGCTACATCCAGATCATTTGGGAGATCAGTAAGCAGCTAAAGATCAACAAAG GTTTGGTAAGAAATCAAAACGACCACATCTCCAAGGCACGCATGAAGACTCTCAAGATGACCATAGTGATCGTTGCCACCTTCATCATCTGCTGGACCCCATATTACCTCCTGGGCCTGTGGTACTGGTTCCAGCCAGCCATGATCCAGAAGATGCCAGAGTATGTCAACCACAGCTTCTTTCTCTTTGGCTTGCTGCACACATGCACCGATCCCATCATTTATGGACTGTACACCCCCTCTTTTCGGGAGGACGTGCAGTTGTGTCTCAGGGGCATTGAAACAGCCATTACCAGGCACGAGAGGCACAAACCTGTCTCAGATTTGGAGAAGAACATCAAGGATGGTGCTGTAAATGGTGGGGTGGCATCAGGGGGCTCCAATGGGACAACTGTCA